One Rosa chinensis cultivar Old Blush chromosome 5, RchiOBHm-V2, whole genome shotgun sequence genomic region harbors:
- the LOC112165504 gene encoding cardiolipin synthase (CMP-forming), mitochondrial, whose translation MAGFRSLKSLIRNPKKSRSFFTATVSPFSSPTSRSSPSQISRTFLLSPLSNWIILPSHGPHCPLFLSSPPWKLSQSATPLHLRGNAAVLEKIEALNFNNLLRKKKRTTSPPSELTSGSDPTVSDRHRLKVAGGDFVNLPNLISMTRLISGPFLGWMIINEWYSAAMVGLAVSGASDWLDGSVARRMKINSVVGSYLDPLADKVLIGCVALAMVHKDLLHPGLVGIIVLRDVGLVGGAVYQRASSLGWKWKSWSDFFNLDGTRPQKVEPLFISKVNTVFQLILVAAALLQPEFGTQETHSYVTYLSWLVASTTLASTAAYGAQHLRKSASIARKPSL comes from the exons ATGGCGGGTTTCCGGTCCCTGAAATCCCTAAttcgaaaccctaaaaaatCCAGAAGCTTCTTCACCGCCACCGTCTCCCCATTCTCCTCCCCTACCTCTCGCTCCTCCCCATCTCAGATTTCCAGAACCttcctcctctctcctctctccaacTGGATCATCCTCCCCTCCCATGGGCCCCACTGCCCGCTCTTCCTCTCTTCCCCGCCGTGGAAGCTCTCGCAGTCCGCCACGCCGCTCCACCTCCGCGGAAACGCCGCCGTTCTGGAAAAGATCGAAGCTTTGAACTTTAACAATCTGctcaggaagaagaagagaacgaCCTCCCCTCCGTCCGAATTGACCTCCGGGTCGGACCCGACCGTGTCGGATCGTCACCGGTTGAAAGTCGCCGGTGGCGATTTCGTCAATTTGCCTAATTTGATCTCCATGACTCGGCTGATCTCTGGTCCTTTTCTTGGATG GATGATTATAAATGAGTGGTATTCTGCTGCAATGGTGGGGTTGGCTGTGTCTGGAGCAAGTGACTGG TTGGATGGATCTGTGGCTAGGAGGATGAAGATTAATTCTGTTGTTGGCTCCTACCTCGATCCCCTTGCAGATAAG GTTCTTATTGGGTGTGTTGCATTGGCGATGGTGCATAAGGATCTTCTTCACC CTGGTCTTGTTGGGATCATTGTGTTGCGAGATGTTGGCCTCGTTGGTGGTGCAGTGTATCAACGAGCTAGTAGCTTGGGGTGGAAG TGGAAAAGTTGGTCCGACTTCTTCAACCTTGATGGAACCCGTCCCCAGAAGGTTGAACCTCTCTTTATTAGCAAG GTTAACACAGTTTTCCAGTTGATTTTAGTTGCGGCAGCTCTCCTCCAACCAGAGTTTGGAACACAAGAAACTCACTCATATGTTACATACCTGAG TTGGTTAGTGGCGTCAACAACATTGGCTTCCACTGCAGCATATGGAGCACAACACTTGAGGAAATCGGCATCCATTGCTCGGAAACCATCACTGTGA
- the LOC112201853 gene encoding probable serine/threonine-protein kinase PBL23, translating to MRCFSFCKPVEDDPPKFVVRKTGRRPYSNTATTLDSFLATLSLKSGSSRCRNLRNQILKVGSAKQSARLFTFNELHAATEGFKAACLLGEGGFGKVYKGYIDSINSKQAVAVKKLNRKGMQGSREFCAEVIMLSLFQHPNLVSLVGYCAEGEQRVLVYEYMASGSLEDHLLDIGPNQQPLDWYTRMRIAEGAAKGLEYLHDVAKPAVIYRDFKASNILLDSQFTPKLSDFGLAKLGPTGDKSHVSTRVMGTYGYCAPEYACTGKLTKMSDVYSFGVVFLELITGRRAVDETKPEEEQILVSWAQPLLKDRSKFSLIADPLLRGNFPVKGLHQALAIAAMCLNEEADCRPVMSDVVLALEHLSKPRNEVVIDDESKHSPVQLTNVQSLKRRSSKAELDL from the exons ATGCGCTGCTTCTCTTTTTGCAAGCCGGTGGAGGATGATCCTCCGAAATTTGTAGTCAGAAAGACAGGCCGAAGGCCATATTCTAATACTGCCACGACATTGGACTCCTTTTTGGCAACGCTCTCCCTTAAGTCAG GTAGCAGCAGATGCAGGAATTTGCGCAATCAGATACTCAAGGTGGGAAGTGCAAAGCAATCTGCTCGGCTTTTTACGTTCAATGAGCTTCATGCTGCAACTGAGGGCTTCAAGGCTGCTTGTTTGCTTGGAGAAGGAGGATTTGGGAAGGTGTACAAAGGGTACATAGATAGCATCAATTCTAAACAG GCTGTGGCGGTTAAGAAACTTAACCGGAAAGGAATGCAAGGAAGTAGAGAGTTTTGTGCTGAAGTTATCATGTTGAGTCTGTTTCAACACCCAAACCTTGTCAGTCTAGTAGGGTACTGTGCGGAAGGAGAGCAGAGAGTTTTAGTGTATGAATATATGGCCAGTGGATCTTTGGAGGATCACCTTCTAG ACATAGGTCCGAATCAGCAGCCTCTTGATTGGTACACTAGGATGAGAATAGCTGAAGGAGCAGCTAAAGGACTTGAGTACTTGCATGATGTTGCCAAACCGGCAGTGATTTATCGCGATTTCAAAGCATCAAACATATTGTTGGATTCCCAATTCACTCCGAAGCTGTCTGATTTTGGACTTGCTAAGTTAGGTCCAACAGGAGACAAGTCCCATGTGTCTACAAGGGTGATGGGAACTTATGGCTATTGTGCCCCAGAGTATGCTTGCACAGGAAAGCTCACAAAAATGTCTGATGTCTACAGTTTCGGGGTTGTCTTTCTTGAGTTAATCACCGGAAGAAGAGCTGTTGATGAGACAAAACCAGAGGAAGAGCAGATCCTAGTCAGTTGG GCACAACCACTGTTGAAGGATAGAAGTAAATTTTCATTAATTGCTGATCCGTTGCTTAGGGGAAACTTTCCGGTGAAGGGTCTGCATCAAGCTCTTGCAATTGCAGCAATGTGTCTCAATGAGGAAGCTGATTGCCGACCTGTTATGTCTGATGTTGTACTTGCTCTTGAGCATTTATCCAAGCCAAGAAATGAAGTTGTCATTGATGATGAATCAAAACACAGCCCTGTGCAGCTGACCAATGTCCAATCTCTAAAACGAAGGAGTTCCAAAGCAGAGCTAGATCTATAG
- the LOC112166625 gene encoding uncharacterized protein LOC112166625, which translates to MEYKASTTEAKFPETRKMAARAPVAIGTRGTVGSLVRREIEYFGKLELDRRGSSVKPRGKMVDMSSRNCDSSRPSFWFLRMTWKWKRQRGSRRFLSNICSAAEVVENNRLNGIPGFNYRSLKDDIDNLSI; encoded by the coding sequence ATGGAGTATAAAGCCAGCACCACAGAAGCCAAGTTTCCTGAGACTCGAAAAATGGCTGCAAGAGCTCCAGTTGCAATAGGCACGCGAGGCACTGTGGGGTCTCTTGTCAGGAGGGAGATTGAGTACTTTGGTAAGCTTGAGCTAGACCGGCGTGGAAGCTCAGTGAAGCCCCGGGGGAAAATGGTGGACATGAGCTCCAGGAATTGTGATTCTAGCAGGCCTAGTTTCTGGTTCTTGAGGATGACCTGGAAATGGAAGAGGCAAAGAGGGAGCAGGCGGTTCTTATCAAACATATGTTCTGCGGCGGAAGTTGTAGAAAACAATCGGCTAAATGGCATTCCTGGGTTCAATTATAGGTCCCTCAAGGATGATATTGACAACTTGAGCAtttag